The following are encoded in a window of Roseivirga misakiensis genomic DNA:
- the gcvH gene encoding glycine cleavage system protein GcvH gives MNIPEELKYTEDHEWVKVDGDVATVGVTDFAQGELGDIVYVEIETEGETLDANEVFGTVEAVKTVSDLFMPVSGEVLEVNADLEDAPEGVNDAPYEGGWMIKIKMSDPSEIDGLLDAAAYKSHIGQ, from the coding sequence ATGAACATACCTGAAGAATTAAAATACACAGAAGATCACGAATGGGTAAAAGTAGACGGAGACGTCGCGACAGTTGGTGTAACTGACTTTGCTCAGGGTGAATTAGGAGACATCGTTTACGTTGAAATCGAAACAGAAGGAGAGACACTTGATGCTAACGAAGTGTTCGGAACTGTTGAAGCGGTAAAAACTGTTTCTGATCTTTTTATGCCTGTCTCTGGAGAGGTTTTAGAAGTTAATGCTGATCTAGAAGATGCACCTGAAGGTGTGAATGATGCTCCTTATGAAGGTGGCTGGATGATCAAGATCAAAATGAGTGATCCATCTGAAATAGATGGTTTATTAGACGCTGCGGCATACAAGTCACACATCGGTCAATAA
- a CDS encoding VanZ family protein: MLLPSDSFAESKLLSYDKLAHLGVFGLLSFLFMVGVHRHKYFSGTRMRQWFMPTIICVLYSTSLELLQNFSPGRSVDFYDFIANVASTIFGVIVFYIFKKNNLVISKLIL; the protein is encoded by the coding sequence ATGCTTTTGCCGTCAGATTCATTTGCTGAATCCAAACTCCTTTCATACGATAAACTGGCTCATCTTGGAGTTTTCGGACTCTTGAGCTTCTTATTTATGGTAGGAGTTCATAGACATAAGTACTTTTCAGGTACACGAATGCGGCAATGGTTTATGCCGACAATTATCTGTGTTTTATATAGTACAAGCCTTGAATTATTACAGAACTTTTCACCAGGACGATCCGTCGATTTTTATGATTTTATCGCAAATGTCGCGAGCACTATTTTTGGTGTAATAGTTTTTTATATCTTTAAGAAAAATAACCTTGTGATTTCAAAACTAATTTTATAG
- a CDS encoding energy transducer TonB, with translation MEAKKTPKADVNKRSTMFIMVGLIVSLGITLMAFEYKKYDEGELMDLGMADDDFEELTEIPPTEQPPPPPPPVKQPQIIEIPDEEEIEEEIEIDLDVEITEETEVEEIVFEEEPEEEEADKVFLIVEEDAEFPGGMGEWNKFLRKNLKYPRQAKRMGIEGNVYLSFIVGKDGGIYDISVSRSIGGGCDEEAVRVLKASPKWKPGKQRGKAVIQRMNLRVVFRLK, from the coding sequence ATGGAAGCCAAGAAGACTCCCAAAGCGGATGTAAACAAGAGATCGACCATGTTTATCATGGTTGGCCTGATTGTCAGCCTAGGAATCACATTAATGGCCTTCGAATACAAAAAGTATGATGAAGGTGAGCTAATGGATTTAGGTATGGCTGATGACGATTTTGAAGAATTGACTGAAATTCCTCCTACGGAGCAACCACCTCCACCCCCACCACCAGTGAAACAACCTCAGATTATTGAGATTCCTGATGAAGAGGAAATCGAGGAAGAAATTGAAATTGACCTTGACGTTGAAATTACTGAAGAAACAGAAGTTGAGGAAATCGTTTTTGAAGAAGAACCTGAAGAAGAAGAGGCAGACAAAGTATTCCTTATAGTTGAGGAAGATGCTGAATTCCCAGGTGGTATGGGCGAATGGAATAAATTCCTTCGTAAAAACCTTAAATACCCAAGACAAGCTAAAAGAATGGGTATTGAAGGAAATGTATACCTTTCTTTCATAGTAGGAAAAGACGGTGGAATTTACGACATCTCTGTATCAAGAAGTATTGGTGGCGGATGTGATGAAGAAGCGGTAAGAGTACTAAAGGCGTCTCCTAAGTGGAAGCCTGGTAAACAAAGAGGTAAAGCTGTAATCCAGAGAATGAACTTAAGGGTTGTTTTCAGATTGAAGTAA
- a CDS encoding energy transducer TonB: protein MEVKKIPELDITKKSAMFLMVGLITSLLVTLVAFEWKQYGLGEVMEFGPPEDDFEALLEIPPTVQPPQTPPPVRQPQVIAVPDDEEIDEQIEIDLDVDLTDDMIIDEVIFEPEQPEEEAEKIFLFVEEDASFPGGFGEWNKFLKKNLKYPKMAKRMNIDGSVHLSFIVGKDGSIYDVQVTRSIGGGCDEEAMRVLKSSPKWKPGKQRGQPVIQRMNLRVVFKLR, encoded by the coding sequence ATGGAAGTAAAGAAAATACCAGAATTAGATATCACGAAAAAGTCTGCCATGTTTCTTATGGTAGGACTAATAACCAGCCTACTCGTAACACTTGTGGCCTTCGAATGGAAACAGTACGGCTTAGGTGAAGTAATGGAGTTTGGTCCGCCAGAAGATGACTTTGAAGCTTTATTGGAAATCCCTCCCACTGTACAACCGCCACAAACTCCCCCACCCGTTAGACAACCACAAGTGATTGCGGTTCCTGATGATGAAGAGATTGATGAGCAAATCGAAATTGATCTAGATGTTGACCTGACGGATGACATGATCATCGATGAAGTGATTTTTGAGCCCGAGCAACCAGAAGAAGAAGCTGAAAAGATATTTCTCTTTGTGGAAGAGGACGCCTCTTTTCCCGGTGGTTTTGGCGAATGGAATAAGTTTCTGAAGAAGAACTTAAAATACCCTAAAATGGCGAAACGGATGAATATCGATGGTAGCGTGCACCTTTCCTTCATTGTCGGTAAAGATGGAAGCATTTACGATGTACAGGTTACCAGAAGCATCGGTGGTGGATGTGACGAGGAAGCCATGAGGGTTTTAAAGTCGTCTCCTAAATGGAAACCAGGCAAGCAAAGAGGTCAACCTGTAATTCAGCGTATGAATTTAAGAGTCGTTTTCAAGTTAAGGTAG
- a CDS encoding energy transducer TonB, protein MEDKKNTSSDHTRLRSLFLCIGLCISLLIIFLAFETKAAYANRDFYCDFAPFPEWTPIIPRTTFPEKRIPEPIKPLAKPKSIVISTEPLEETVKEVVKAILKEPIMDEPVFADWKDDTETYEGPIDDFRIIEEPATFPGGANAWVKFLKKNIKYPKLAKRSGIEGKVFLSFQIDPEGNLSDIKVVKGIGGGCDEEAIRVLKQSPQWNPGKQRGHPVKSQMSLFIKFILK, encoded by the coding sequence ATGGAGGATAAAAAGAATACTTCATCGGATCACACCCGTTTAAGATCGCTTTTCTTGTGTATTGGGCTATGTATCAGTTTACTTATCATTTTCTTAGCTTTTGAAACTAAAGCTGCATATGCCAATAGAGATTTCTATTGTGATTTTGCGCCATTCCCAGAATGGACGCCGATCATACCTCGAACTACATTTCCTGAAAAACGTATTCCAGAACCTATTAAGCCACTTGCCAAGCCTAAGTCCATTGTCATATCAACGGAACCGCTAGAAGAAACGGTTAAAGAAGTCGTAAAGGCAATACTAAAGGAACCTATAATGGATGAGCCTGTATTCGCGGATTGGAAGGATGATACTGAGACTTATGAAGGGCCAATTGACGATTTCAGGATTATAGAGGAGCCTGCAACTTTCCCCGGAGGAGCCAATGCTTGGGTTAAATTTTTAAAAAAGAACATTAAGTACCCAAAACTAGCTAAACGTAGTGGTATAGAGGGTAAGGTTTTTCTGAGTTTTCAAATTGATCCAGAAGGTAACCTATCAGATATCAAGGTAGTAAAGGGTATTGGTGGTGGCTGTGATGAAGAGGCCATTCGAGTTTTAAAACAATCTCCACAATGGAATCCTGGTAAGCAGCGTGGACACCCAGTAAAATCTCAGATGTCCTTATTCATTAAATTTATTCTTAAATAA
- a CDS encoding YicC/YloC family endoribonuclease produces MLKSMTGFGLSKGQQNGYSVAVELKSLNSKFLDAQIRIPKNFLDKELEIRGLLTKGLNRGKVNLSIELTTDTVAVEAQEVNQKLFNAYYKEYEGLADQVGASKDDLFRLALHSPEVIAPQVIDEAAINEQWAFIQLHLAKAIEALGEFRAQEGASLEHELKSYIANIGNYLKEIEEHDPERVKVVKERIQKHQQDLSTSDEFDENRFEQEMIYYIEKFDISEEIVRLTNHLSYFNEVMAEQQSQGKKLGFVSQEIGREINTIGSKANYAPVQKLVVCMKDDLEKIKEQLLNII; encoded by the coding sequence ATGCTCAAATCAATGACTGGCTTTGGCTTATCCAAAGGACAACAAAATGGATATAGCGTTGCCGTTGAATTAAAATCTCTGAATTCTAAATTCTTAGATGCTCAGATAAGAATCCCGAAAAACTTCCTTGACAAGGAACTTGAGATTAGGGGCTTATTGACCAAAGGGTTAAATAGGGGTAAAGTGAATCTATCCATCGAGTTGACTACAGATACAGTCGCTGTAGAAGCCCAAGAAGTAAATCAGAAGCTGTTCAATGCCTATTATAAGGAATACGAGGGTCTTGCCGATCAAGTTGGTGCATCGAAAGATGACTTATTTAGACTCGCGCTACACAGTCCAGAGGTAATTGCACCGCAAGTAATAGATGAAGCAGCGATTAACGAACAGTGGGCCTTTATTCAGTTACATTTGGCAAAGGCTATTGAGGCGCTAGGAGAGTTTAGAGCGCAAGAAGGTGCCTCTTTAGAGCACGAACTCAAAAGTTACATTGCTAATATTGGCAATTACCTTAAAGAAATAGAGGAGCACGACCCTGAGCGTGTTAAAGTCGTTAAGGAGCGTATCCAAAAACATCAACAGGATTTATCTACTTCAGATGAATTTGATGAGAACAGGTTCGAGCAAGAGATGATCTATTACATTGAGAAGTTCGATATCAGTGAAGAGATTGTTAGACTCACCAATCACCTATCTTATTTTAATGAAGTGATGGCCGAGCAACAATCGCAAGGGAAGAAGCTCGGGTTTGTGTCACAAGAAATTGGTCGAGAAATCAATACGATTGGATCAAAAGCTAATTATGCACCAGTGCAAAAACTCGTTGTCTGTATGAAAGATGACTTGGAGAAAATAAAGGAACAGTTGTTAAACATCATATAA
- a CDS encoding NAD(P)/FAD-dependent oxidoreductase: MQVDYLIVGQGLAGTVLCEHLLQMGKKVVVVDDLTLSNSSKVAGGLYNPITGRKMVKTWNCDNLFSYLIPFYQKLEQKLGVRFLIEKPIYRPFASTEELNEWMGKSAEENYAPYIKEIKDRSAYGDHVNDDFGGILLNKSGYVDTAMLINAYQSYLLAEGFYRNEVFSYDHLELLNKGVKYKDISADRVIFCDGRLAQNNPYFQWLPMRPVKGELLFVKTHTSIELIYNRGVFVIPLSDGICKVGATYDHENVDENITSKAQNELTRRLKQLANFDFEVIDQKAGVRPATKDRKPFVGTHPAHKELVVFNGLGAKGVSLAPFYANQLANHLETGDHLDSEVNIERFFSLI; encoded by the coding sequence ATGCAAGTGGATTACCTTATCGTTGGTCAAGGATTGGCAGGAACTGTTCTTTGTGAGCACTTGCTTCAGATGGGTAAAAAAGTGGTGGTTGTGGATGACCTCACACTATCTAACTCCTCAAAAGTAGCTGGGGGTCTTTATAACCCCATTACGGGACGAAAAATGGTGAAGACCTGGAACTGTGATAACTTATTCAGTTACCTAATACCCTTCTATCAGAAGCTAGAGCAAAAACTAGGAGTACGTTTTTTAATCGAAAAACCCATATACCGACCTTTTGCATCGACTGAAGAGTTGAATGAGTGGATGGGTAAAAGTGCCGAGGAAAATTATGCACCCTATATCAAGGAAATTAAGGATCGTTCGGCATATGGTGATCACGTAAATGACGATTTTGGTGGTATTCTACTTAATAAGAGTGGTTATGTGGATACAGCCATGTTGATAAACGCATATCAAAGCTATCTACTGGCTGAAGGTTTTTACAGGAACGAGGTGTTTTCTTACGACCATCTGGAACTGTTAAACAAAGGCGTTAAATATAAAGATATAAGTGCCGATCGCGTGATTTTTTGTGACGGCAGACTAGCGCAAAACAACCCTTATTTTCAATGGCTCCCGATGCGACCTGTTAAAGGCGAGCTACTTTTCGTAAAAACGCATACCTCTATTGAGCTTATTTACAATCGGGGAGTATTTGTGATTCCACTTTCTGATGGAATATGTAAGGTAGGCGCCACTTATGACCATGAAAATGTGGATGAAAACATAACTTCTAAGGCTCAAAATGAGTTAACTAGAAGACTGAAACAATTAGCTAATTTTGATTTCGAAGTGATCGATCAGAAGGCTGGTGTAAGACCTGCTACAAAGGATAGAAAGCCTTTTGTTGGAACACATCCAGCGCATAAGGAATTGGTTGTTTTCAATGGTTTAGGGGCAAAGGGTGTTTCTTTAGCACCTTTTTACGCTAACCAATTGGCCAATCACTTGGAAACTGGAGATCATTTAGATTCAGAAGTCAATATTGAGCGGTTTTTTTCGTTAATTTAA
- a CDS encoding MBL fold metallo-hydrolase, translating to MKVKAFTFNPFMENTYLVYDETKEAVLIDPGCYDKGEQDELISFIEEHALEVKFILNTHGHIDHVLGNFFAKSRFGAPLWIGDKDAETLKSVEVYAPNYGFQNYQTTEVDKLLKDDEIIFFGNSMLKIVFVPGHAPGHIAFYNEDEKILIGGDVLFEGSIGRTDLPGGDYDTLINSIHTAFFKFDDDMVVYPGHGGTTTIGAEKLSNPFCKIK from the coding sequence ATGAAAGTAAAAGCCTTCACCTTCAACCCTTTTATGGAAAACACCTATTTGGTGTACGACGAGACGAAAGAAGCTGTGCTCATTGACCCTGGTTGCTATGATAAAGGGGAACAAGATGAGCTTATTTCCTTTATTGAAGAACATGCGCTCGAGGTGAAGTTTATTCTCAATACACACGGCCATATTGATCATGTTTTAGGCAATTTCTTCGCAAAATCTAGATTCGGAGCTCCTCTTTGGATAGGTGATAAAGACGCTGAAACGCTCAAATCTGTTGAAGTATATGCGCCGAACTATGGCTTTCAGAACTATCAGACCACCGAAGTTGACAAGTTGCTAAAGGATGACGAGATAATCTTTTTTGGAAATTCAATGCTGAAAATAGTATTTGTACCAGGGCATGCACCAGGGCATATCGCATTTTACAATGAAGATGAAAAAATTCTGATTGGTGGAGATGTTCTGTTTGAGGGAAGTATAGGACGCACAGATTTACCTGGTGGAGATTATGACACCTTAATTAACAGTATTCATACAGCATTTTTCAAGTTTGATGATGATATGGTGGTTTACCCCGGTCATGGTGGCACCACTACGATTGGGGCAGAAAAATTGTCAAACCCATTTTGCAAGATTAAATAA
- a CDS encoding CDP-alcohol phosphatidyltransferase family protein, with product MNWAVKNIPNFFTLLNLSLGVIAIHLVMTNNAASAPTVHYYVLAAGICDLLDGLLARKLKVQSNFGLQLDSLADLITFGVLPFFIYVQYVGLNDEGYLLLLVPVCSAIRLAVFNLADDQKTEFKGISTTAHGIFVATLPVIIYANESWFGNLLTDNSYVIIAIALFFSWLMVSPLRMISLKFSNTSLKENWPKYLLIASSLTLIVVKGYEASPYIMIIYILLSVVSNFKPLRNKTGA from the coding sequence ATGAACTGGGCCGTCAAAAACATCCCCAACTTTTTCACATTATTAAACCTGTCCTTGGGGGTTATTGCTATTCATTTAGTAATGACAAATAATGCAGCCAGTGCACCAACAGTTCATTATTATGTTTTGGCAGCCGGAATTTGTGACTTACTTGATGGCTTACTAGCTAGAAAGCTTAAAGTTCAATCTAACTTTGGCCTACAATTAGATTCATTAGCCGACCTCATCACTTTTGGCGTACTCCCCTTTTTCATTTATGTACAATATGTGGGTTTAAACGATGAAGGTTATTTACTACTTCTAGTTCCCGTCTGCTCAGCCATTAGGTTAGCGGTTTTCAACCTTGCAGATGATCAAAAGACAGAATTTAAAGGTATATCTACTACAGCGCATGGTATTTTCGTTGCGACGTTACCAGTGATCATTTATGCGAATGAAAGCTGGTTTGGAAACTTGCTAACCGATAACAGCTATGTCATTATAGCTATTGCTTTATTCTTCTCATGGTTGATGGTTTCTCCATTGCGGATGATTTCTTTAAAATTTAGCAATACTTCTCTCAAAGAAAACTGGCCGAAATACCTATTGATCGCTTCCTCCTTAACCTTAATTGTTGTTAAAGGGTACGAGGCGTCCCCCTACATTATGATTATTTACATCCTTTTGTCAGTAGTGAGCAATTTCAAGCCTCTGAGAAATAAGACTGGAGCCTAA
- the porU gene encoding type IX secretion system sortase PorU, translated as MRKSLYTLVLLTILAGVSCYAQNSVLASGKWFKMKFSEPGVYKITFDQLSELGLANEDPRNLAIYGNPGGMLPQSLTQSRPTDLLENAIFVAGETDGQLNGGDYILFYVDDINQVAYDHSSEGYRVEKNLYSDDNYYFLTIKETAGKRIASNADFGNTHPRVTWYNQIIFHENDQVNILNSGREWFGEQFTIQNSRSFIHQTNGLEGDQEVKLLVTSLAQSFNNSSLDVSLNNSQIGTLNFEAIPNTQYGIKGNLRSNIFILATNNISNNELTIDLVYQQNGASNAVAYLDSYLLDIPSPLTYNQAPLTIRNSGLMTSSMVTFQIENTSDQLTVWNVSDPTSVKSQAFMINNSSITFGAIADAESSFIVFDESSLPNPTEFEPVTNQNLRSLDLTDLIIITHADFLTQAERLAAFRRSHDRLTVSVTTVDKIYNEYSSGRQDVTAIRDFIKSKFGPVSQLKYVLFFGKGSYDYKNRVEENSNYVPTYESRNSIHPLLTYSSDDYFGFLEDHEGEWIEARVGDHSLDIGVGRIPITNAEQAKKAVDKIMLYQTDAKTYGDWRSRIVFVADDGDNNRHQKDADSLATLIDTAFVNYNIEKIYLDAFEQIRLPNGEISPTAEEALTTSVNDGALIVNFTGHGSESGWMQERVLTFDLMQQWNNTFNLPFLVTATCEFGRNDDPAVFSGAENLIFKDVGGVIAMVTTARPVFSSTNYDLNLALYSSVLSQEDGTYQRLGDIIRFTKNNSLRGSLNRNFILLGDPSMRLSYPEKSIEITALNGNLPTVTDTLKALQPVTITGRIVNNNSVDTNFNGTLNFRLSDKPSRKETIGTESDSFTFDERDNPLFRGVARVENGIFTLDFIIPKNIDYRFGPGKIELYAVNDDLSSDALGATLDFTIGGTFDNITADLIPPSVTVFLNDTTAGIQPSYETDVTFIFKFFDESGINISNNGLGQNISLTLNDSITFNLNDSYSSSIEGFQKGIAVFDIDDLNPGINEIEVTAWDIHGNSTSATQEFKVGENTSYISVINNHPNPFINETRFEIEHLLDGENIEIGIDILNLKGEIVATINEEFLSAPEQLSITWAGTNLDNVKLNSGLYIYRVRIFSKTSGNSSVRRQKLIISN; from the coding sequence TTGCGCAAATCTTTATACACCTTAGTTCTATTAACTATTCTCGCTGGCGTTTCTTGCTATGCTCAAAATAGCGTATTGGCTTCTGGCAAATGGTTTAAAATGAAGTTCTCCGAGCCCGGTGTCTATAAAATAACTTTCGACCAGTTGAGTGAATTAGGCTTGGCCAATGAAGACCCAAGAAATCTAGCCATTTATGGGAATCCAGGCGGAATGTTGCCTCAATCCCTGACACAATCTCGACCAACCGATCTCTTGGAAAACGCCATTTTTGTAGCTGGAGAAACTGATGGGCAGCTGAATGGCGGTGATTATATTCTTTTTTATGTTGACGATATTAATCAGGTAGCATATGACCATTCGTCCGAGGGTTATCGAGTTGAGAAAAACCTTTATTCAGATGATAATTATTACTTTCTGACCATAAAAGAGACAGCAGGCAAACGAATAGCCTCAAATGCCGATTTCGGTAACACCCACCCGAGAGTAACATGGTATAATCAAATCATATTTCATGAAAATGATCAAGTAAACATTCTCAACTCAGGTAGGGAGTGGTTTGGGGAGCAATTCACCATTCAAAACAGTAGATCATTTATTCACCAAACTAATGGTTTGGAGGGCGATCAAGAAGTAAAGCTTTTAGTCACCTCACTAGCACAGTCTTTCAATAATTCAAGCCTAGACGTTTCTTTGAACAACTCACAAATAGGCACCCTTAATTTTGAGGCTATTCCAAATACGCAATACGGGATAAAAGGAAATTTGAGGTCTAATATTTTTATCTTGGCTACCAATAATATTTCCAACAATGAACTGACCATTGATCTAGTTTACCAACAAAATGGAGCTTCAAATGCCGTGGCTTATTTGGACAGTTACCTACTTGATATTCCGAGTCCACTTACCTACAACCAAGCACCTCTAACCATCAGAAATTCAGGATTAATGACTTCTTCGATGGTCACTTTTCAAATAGAAAATACCTCGGACCAATTGACAGTTTGGAATGTTTCAGATCCTACTTCGGTAAAAAGCCAAGCTTTTATGATCAATAATAGCTCGATCACTTTTGGGGCAATAGCAGACGCAGAAAGTAGCTTTATCGTATTCGACGAAAGTTCACTTCCAAACCCAACAGAATTTGAACCTGTAACCAACCAAAATCTGCGTAGCCTTGACCTGACTGACTTGATCATCATCACGCACGCCGATTTTTTAACACAAGCAGAGCGGCTCGCTGCATTTAGGCGATCTCATGATCGGCTTACGGTTTCCGTAACCACAGTTGACAAAATTTACAATGAGTATAGTTCGGGACGTCAAGATGTAACTGCGATTCGCGATTTCATTAAGTCCAAATTTGGACCTGTCAGTCAGCTCAAATACGTTTTATTTTTCGGTAAAGGCTCATATGATTATAAGAATCGAGTGGAAGAGAATTCAAACTACGTTCCCACTTATGAATCTAGAAACTCAATTCATCCATTACTCACTTATTCTTCGGATGACTACTTTGGTTTTCTCGAAGATCACGAAGGCGAATGGATTGAAGCACGTGTGGGCGATCATTCATTGGATATAGGTGTCGGCAGGATTCCGATCACAAACGCCGAACAAGCAAAAAAAGCAGTAGATAAAATCATGCTATATCAAACGGATGCTAAAACTTATGGTGATTGGAGAAGCCGCATTGTTTTTGTAGCTGATGATGGAGATAATAACCGACACCAAAAAGATGCTGATTCTTTGGCCACGTTGATAGACACGGCATTCGTTAACTACAACATCGAAAAAATATACTTAGATGCTTTTGAACAAATAAGATTACCAAACGGCGAAATTTCACCTACTGCCGAAGAAGCTTTGACGACTTCTGTAAATGACGGGGCGCTCATCGTCAATTTTACTGGTCACGGTTCAGAATCTGGATGGATGCAAGAAAGGGTGCTGACCTTTGATTTAATGCAACAATGGAACAATACCTTCAACTTACCTTTTCTAGTCACTGCTACTTGTGAATTTGGCCGCAACGATGATCCAGCAGTCTTTTCTGGTGCTGAGAACTTAATATTTAAAGATGTTGGTGGTGTCATTGCCATGGTCACTACGGCCCGACCGGTTTTCTCTAGTACCAATTATGATCTAAACTTGGCCTTGTATAGTTCGGTCTTAAGCCAGGAAGATGGAACTTACCAACGTTTAGGAGATATCATCAGGTTCACAAAGAACAATAGCTTACGAGGTAGTCTGAATAGAAATTTTATTCTACTCGGCGATCCTAGCATGAGGCTTTCCTATCCTGAAAAATCGATCGAAATTACAGCCCTTAATGGAAATCTTCCGACGGTTACGGATACTTTAAAAGCTTTGCAACCTGTCACTATTACTGGTAGAATTGTTAATAATAATAGTGTAGATACAAACTTTAACGGAACGTTGAATTTTAGATTATCAGACAAACCTAGCCGCAAAGAAACTATCGGAACCGAGAGTGATAGCTTCACTTTCGACGAAAGAGATAACCCGTTATTTAGAGGAGTAGCGCGGGTAGAAAATGGAATTTTTACTTTAGATTTTATTATCCCTAAAAACATAGATTACAGATTTGGACCGGGGAAAATTGAACTTTATGCCGTCAATGACGACTTGAGTAGCGATGCGTTGGGGGCCACTCTAGATTTTACAATAGGCGGAACTTTCGACAACATAACAGCAGATCTTATACCTCCTTCGGTAACGGTTTTCTTGAATGACACCACGGCGGGAATTCAGCCTTCTTATGAAACTGATGTCACCTTCATTTTTAAGTTTTTTGATGAAAGTGGAATAAACATTTCAAACAATGGACTTGGCCAGAATATCAGCTTGACATTAAACGACTCGATCACCTTTAATCTAAATGATAGCTATAGCTCGAGTATTGAGGGGTTCCAAAAGGGGATAGCGGTATTTGACATTGACGACCTGAATCCGGGTATTAACGAGATTGAGGTCACAGCATGGGATATCCATGGTAATTCGACCAGTGCAACCCAAGAATTTAAAGTGGGTGAAAATACTTCTTACATTTCAGTAATAAACAACCATCCCAATCCGTTTATTAACGAGACCCGCTTTGAAATAGAGCATTTGCTTGACGGTGAAAACATTGAGATCGGAATCGATATTTTAAACCTCAAAGGAGAAATTGTCGCAACTATAAATGAGGAGTTTCTCAGCGCCCCAGAGCAATTAAGTATTACATGGGCTGGCACAAATTTAGACAACGTTAAACTCAATTCAGGACTGTACATATATCGTGTCAGAATCTTTTCTAAAACCAGTGGGAATTCCAGCGTCAGACGCCAAAAACTCATTATTTCAAATTAA
- the porV gene encoding type IX secretion system outer membrane channel protein PorV, translating to MPIRVRIFTLLTLVLFLAPDLKAQNSIGINGQDTVINVITTAVPFLSIAPDPVSGAMGDVGVATDPDANSTFWNPAKLASINKNSGLALTFTPWLSKFVDDMSISYLTGFKKLDDQSAIGASMTYFDLGDIQLTDGAGNSIGDFTPREFAFSATYSRQLSRKLSLGITGKYIYSNLSGNITTSPVTDPKPGTSIAADIGVYYKSELVVFQKPSQLSYGASITNIGSKLSYNSADEEDFIPTNFRIGSALSSYLDQYNKVTLALDFNKLMVPTPQRDGSERDKPLLSGIFGSFGDAPGGFTEELQEVSVSFGAEYEYQEKFAIRTGYFYEHRNKGNRKYFTAGVGFMVKKLELNFSYLVPQFQEHPLAETLRFGMILDLSSSSDDN from the coding sequence ATGCCAATCAGAGTCCGCATTTTTACACTTCTGACCCTAGTCTTATTTTTAGCACCCGATCTAAAAGCTCAAAATTCGATAGGTATTAATGGACAAGACACTGTCATTAATGTGATTACTACGGCCGTGCCATTCCTTTCAATAGCTCCAGACCCTGTTTCTGGTGCCATGGGTGACGTAGGTGTAGCGACTGACCCTGATGCTAATTCAACTTTTTGGAATCCCGCGAAACTCGCTTCTATCAACAAGAATAGTGGTTTAGCTTTAACCTTTACACCATGGCTAAGCAAGTTTGTTGACGATATGTCAATATCTTACTTAACTGGCTTTAAGAAATTAGATGATCAATCTGCTATTGGAGCATCTATGACTTATTTTGATTTAGGAGATATACAATTAACTGATGGTGCTGGTAATTCTATTGGAGATTTTACACCAAGAGAATTCGCATTTTCAGCAACCTATTCTAGACAGCTGAGCAGAAAATTAAGCTTGGGTATTACTGGAAAGTATATCTATTCTAACCTTTCAGGTAACATTACTACTAGCCCCGTAACTGATCCAAAACCAGGAACAAGTATTGCAGCGGATATTGGAGTTTACTACAAATCTGAGTTGGTTGTTTTCCAAAAACCATCTCAACTTTCGTACGGAGCATCCATTACAAACATTGGTTCTAAGTTGTCATATAATAGTGCTGATGAAGAAGATTTTATTCCAACAAATTTCCGAATAGGTTCAGCCCTGTCGTCTTATTTAGACCAATACAATAAGGTCACATTGGCCTTAGACTTCAATAAATTGATGGTCCCAACACCACAGCGCGATGGTTCGGAAAGAGATAAGCCTTTATTATCCGGTATTTTCGGTTCTTTCGGCGATGCCCCAGGTGGCTTCACTGAAGAGCTTCAAGAGGTATCAGTTTCGTTTGGGGCTGAATATGAATACCAAGAAAAATTTGCCATTAGAACTGGATATTTCTACGAACATAGAAATAAAGGGAACAGGAAGTACTTTACGGCCGGCGTTGGTTTTATGGTGAAAAAATTAGAACTCAATTTTTCTTATCTAGTTCCTCAATTTCAAGAACACCCACTTGCCGAAACCTTACGATTTGGCATGATACTAGACTTATCTAGCTCTTCTGACGACAACTAG